From the genome of Salvelinus alpinus chromosome 19, SLU_Salpinus.1, whole genome shotgun sequence, one region includes:
- the LOC139545046 gene encoding RAB7A-interacting MON1-CCZ1 complex subunit 1-like produces the protein MADDCRRQAFELERRIFELDNKCASLRTEKQDDDYLQNASSILDKLKSFYRQGGESNSLPKLLQDYTQVILDITFYEENKLVDQEFPEDCSPFKIQQLLQDLTEPEVLAGRLVPAQEVQSVLGLEVLECLYWRRGALLYMYCHTLHQRKQWIKKNKATFLKCLQEGVRYLMRMLQVRNSVKLNDGVVFHDSATANFLAEGIFSDTHLLTMMYIGEMCFWAVKYEDCSVDSMERKEDRLHFRDIGTQILHKYVLVCDGPLQGQGWNTENAKEILSILQ, from the exons ATGGCGGACGACTGCAGAAGACAGGCGTTCGAACTGGAGAGAAGGATTTTTGAGTTGGACAATAAGTGCGCCAGCCTCAGAACCGAGAAACAAG ATGATGACTATTTACAGAATGCTTCTTCAATACTAGACAAGTTGAAAAGCTTTTACAGACAAGGGGGGGAGAGTAACAGTCTGCCTAAACTGCTTCAGGATTACACTCAG gtgatcCTGGACATCACGTTCTATGAGGAAAACAAGCTGGTGGACCAGGAGTTCCCGGAGGACTGCTCACCCTTTAAGATCCAACAGCTGCTGCAGGACCTCACAGAGCCAGAGGTGCTGGCGGGTAGACTGGTCCCGGCCCAagag GTGCAGTCAGTGCTGGGGCTAGAGGTGTTAGAGTGCCTCTACTGGAGACGTGGAGCACTGCTTTACATGTACTGCCACACACTCCACCAACGCAAGCAGTGGATCAAGAAGAACAAAGCCACTTTCCTCAAG TGTCTTCAGGAGGGCGTACGTTACCTGATGAGGATGTTGCAGGTGAGGAACTCCGTGAAGCTCAACGATGGGGTGGTGTTTCACGACTCTGCTACCGCCAACTTCCTGGCTGAAG GCATCTTCTCAGACACCCACCTGCTGACGATGATGTACATAGGGGAGATGTGTTTCTGGGCAGTGAAGTACGAGGACTGCAGCGTGGATTCCATGGAACGCAAAGAGGACCGGCTTCACTTCCGGGACATTGGGACGCAGATCCTGCACAAATACGTGCTTGTCTGTGACGGCCCTCTTCAGGGCCAGGGCTGGAACACAGAGAATGCCAAGGAAATCCTAAGTATCTTACAGTGA